A single region of the Raphanus sativus cultivar WK10039 chromosome 1, ASM80110v3, whole genome shotgun sequence genome encodes:
- the LOC108849062 gene encoding uncharacterized protein LOC108849062, translating into MLAYGQSGDTYDEYLRLGESTALLCLEKFNEGIIQLFGDEYLRKPTPADLQRLLDIGEVRGFPEMIGSIDCMHWEWKNCPRSWRGQYTRGHGKPTIVLEAVASQDLWIWHAFFGLPGTLNDINVLDRSQVFSDIIQGRAPKVNFTVNGHNYRMAYYLTDGIYPKWSTFIQSIPLPQSLKAELFAEKQESARKDVERAFGVLQSRFAIVKNPALLWDKEKIGKIMRTCVILHNMIVENERNTYILSDTSEFKSGESSRSSQVEISQPTDSPSNFVNRHGIQAQIRDQQKHDRLKADLVENIWQKYGNLDD; encoded by the coding sequence ATGCTAGCATATGGTCAATCGGGAGATACGTATGACgaatatctccgacttggtgagaGTACCGCACTTTTATGTTTGGAGAAGTTCAACGAAGGGATAATACAATTGTTTGGTGATGAGTATCTACGAAAACCTACACCAGCTGATCTTCAACGATTACTCGATATCGGAGAGGTACGCGGATTTCCGGAAATGATAGGcagcatcgactgtatgcattgggagtggaaaaacTGCCCAAGGTCTTGGAGAGGGCAGTACACACGAGGTCACGGAAAGCCGACCATTGTCTTAGAGGCTGTGGCATCACAggatctttggatatggcacgcaTTTTTCGGTTTACCAGGTACCCTCAACGATATTAATGTTCTCGATCGGTCACAAGTTTTTTCTGACATTATACAAGGTCGAGCTCCTAAAGTTAATTTCACGGTCAACGGCCACAATTATCGTATGGCGTACTACCTTACAGATGGAATCTATCCAaaatggtcaacatttatcCAATCCATCCCACTACCTCAAAGTCTTAAAGCTGAGCTTTTTGCTGAAAAACAAGAATCCGCCAGAAAAGATGTCGAACGTGCTTTCGGAGTTTTGCAATCGAGGTTTGCAATAGTAAAAAATCCTGCTCTACTATGGGACAAGGAGAAGATTGGAAAGATTATGAGAACTTGTGTCATACTACACAATATGATAGTGGAGAACGAACGAAACACATATATTCTGTCCGATACATCTGAGTTCAAGTCAGGAGAGTCAAGCAGGAGTTCACAGGTGGAAATCTCGCAACCTACGGACTCCCCTTCCAACTTCGTTAATAGGCATGGCATTCAAGCTCAAATTCGGGATCAACAGAAACATGATCGTTTGAAAGCcgatttagttgaaaatatatggcaaAAATATGGTAATCTAGATGACTAA